TTTTGAATTTGAATGTCCATTGTTGGATCGAGGAAGGGGGTTTGGAAATCTAATAATAAataaggcatagattaccttagctgtatttggcaaaacttttaggaattttggttctcaatgctcttcaacttcgtactttctttggcctttttaacttttttggattcgagcgtcactgatgagtcttttgtagacgaaacgcgcgtctggcgtatatactaaattcagttctggtatctatgatgagtttattggtaaaggcattttcagacgtagaaaatggtggattgaaactgCTTTTATAGCGTTCCAGGAAACTCTATAAAAGGTCACAATAACTGGTACAATAAAACTATGTATCTGGTCCTTGATTAAAGCTACAAATGAAATATAGTCTTATAATCAATAACCTGGAACAGACAAAATAAGCTAATTTACCTTAAACGACGGAATTCTcggtataaatatcaaaataattgacgGGATTCAGTAATTAATGGAAAAATTCTGTCATTTGAAACATAAAACCAATTTTTATTGGTATACATTTagaaaaaatcaattttacttcACTTAGAATCAAACTCATCTTTGATCGGGTGGTGGTTGTCCAAACAAATAAATCAGTTCAGGAACGCAGTGAAAATGTCGTAACCAGCGATTGGTGGTAACATATTTACGACGGGTACAAAGgaaatgtattttttgttataatctCTGTTCGAAGTTTATCTATTTTATtgctttatttcaaaaattaGTCAGACGCACCGAATTCCTacaatcaaatcaaatatgtgTTGTTGCTTAGAAACATAACCGTGATATCATCTTATTATAAATATTGTCATAGTAAGCAATACATATTGACAATGGACTGTTACAGATGACAATATTAAATTGAGATAAACAAAAAAGTATCTGCGTCTTTCTTGTCCTATAAAGGTAACCAATAGGATGAAAGGCTAATTAAtgttatttatatcttttgttCTTCAAAACATACCAATAAAAATACTTCCATGCATAGACTAAATAGAAATTGTTCTGAACTTTAACAGTTCTTATCAAAACATGTCTGGATATTCAAGGATATCTACACCAAAAATATAATGCTGTACCTCAGTTATCATACATAATTAAATGTTTAGATCTTCTTGTGAAAAGAGGTATGGATATAGTTCGTTGTGTCTTCACTTGTTACTAGTAGTTAAAAAACCTATTTCTAGATGCCAAAATCTACTGGGATTTGTATATTGAATAGTCTAAATAATGTATATAGTAAGGATTACACAATAATTCTCTATATGTCCATAAAATCATAATATCATTCAACATTCAGACGTTGTTGTTGAAGACAGATTAGATACTTTATCGACGAACTGACATAACTTTGTGATACATTCCATTGAGGGTATTGCCAATCATAACAAATTTCATTGTATTCGAAAGAAAAGACCTAACTTGATTGCTagtaaaatgttgttttaataaAGCAGACTCACTTCAAACTGGTTTAACTCTCAACATTTTGTTACTGTCCAGCTGAAGTTTTTACTGTCCAGCtattatttttgtccatctgataagttaagccttttttcaactgatttttatagttcgtttttatgttgtactattataccactgtcccaggttagggggagggttaggatcccgctaacacgtttaaccccgccacattatttatgtatgtgcctgtcccaagtcaggagcctgcaattcagtggttgacgtttgtttatgtgaaacatatttgtttttcgttcattttttttttacataaataaggccgttagttttctcgtttgaattgttttatattgtcttatcagggcctactattgttgaaggccgtaaggtgacctatagttgttgatgtctgtgtcattttggtcttttgtggatagttgtctcattggcaatcataccacatcttcatttttttatattgtccagCTATCTTGGCCATCCTTTTTCGTCGTCGGTTGTCCCTCTGTGTGCATCTTATTTTCTGAGTAGTTGGGTATTAATGGTTTGTTGGGTCTGTTGTactttttaaaagagggacgaaagataccagagggatagtcaaacttataaatcgaaaataaactgacaacgccatggctaaaaataaaaacgacaaacagacaaacaaaagtacacatgacacaacataaaaaactaaagaataagcaacacgaaccgtTTTTAGTGTTATTCAAGTTATCCAGTATTATATAATATCTGGAGGTGAAGGGAATGTACTCAAATCAATAAAACTATTATTACTTAGATGGGCCTATAGTTGTCCATTAATAGATCTCTAGGCTTAActaaacaaaacaattacaacTTAATTGTATCGTTACTCTATAGaaacacaaaacaacaaaacGAACGTTTTACATCTaagttttttctattttttttattttaattcttaatGAAATATTTCACCAGCCTATGACTTACAGAAATCGATGAGTATCTTTAAATGAAAAAGTCGCATATAAAGCAAGGTCTACGACTGAAAAATGTAATTGATAAGCAGAATTTattttatgctttaaaaaaaaaatatgtcagcaTGCaacttataaaatttaatattcatCCGGTAATCGAACATTATGCATGTGTTAGCGCCtaaccaattgatattttatagtgtgtctttctatgttgtgatgttaaactattgtttcagaaatGGGAGACGGTTTGGTAACattaaaaagtttaaacctactgtaattgtttgcacctgtcctaagtcaggaatctgatgaacagtagttgtcgtctgtttgtgtatagttcatacgtgtttttcATTTCTCGTTTTTATCTAGATTAGACTGTAGGTTTAAcccctgagatcacccctagttatttgatggggttcgtgttgcttattctttagttttctatgttgttagTGATTTTGTTGTCtgcttttctttttcatttttggccatggcattgtcagtttattttcgatttatgagtttgactgtccctctctTTTCTCAGtcttttcccgtttgaatggttttacactagtaatttttggggccaaTTAGTAGCTTGTTGTTCGTGTTGAATgtcataccttgacctataatggtttacttttataaattgttacttggtttaagagttgtctcattgtcactcataccacatattcctttatctatatatgatattttactttattttaaatgaatcTTGGCATTCAACAGAGGAGCCTATATTGTGTTCGGAGGGGAACTGTTCTGAAGGCGTGATTGACAAAGCCTTATGAGGATTTTAGGATCATATAGCCCTTAGCCTTATGATTATACTTTGGGCTTTAATGTCATAGCGTCACACGATTTTAGGAGTAAAGCCTAAAGCCTTATGCTTACACTTAAGCTTTAATGACATATCGTCATGTGAATTTATGATCATAGCGATGAGCCGTATGCTTTAATAACATTGACTCTAAGTGAATTTAAGATAATTCTTAGGCTATTTTGTCCAAATTCCCACTGATGTTTCCCTCTTGCTCAAGTAGAATTACGTGAAATCGTTAGTCAGAAAAGATATGAATAACGTTCCACGAATTAGCGTGGGTGTCGTTTtggaattggtaatttttaataatttacataCTAGGATATTAATTCTTTGGaaatcaacagaaaaaaggaGTAGACTCATAAATGGCGTTTTCTACCATCATTGCCATGACACAGATTTCATTAATTACACATGGATAAAGTTGAATGTGTGTAATAATCCAATAAATGTTCCTTATAAAATACTCCTATACTGTCAAGTAATTAAAGACGCTAACTGtgtttaaatgttcatttttcagtTCATCGACTCGGTGTCTGTTGTCTTTTGTTAGTTATACATATCAACCGAAGTGTTGTCAAGCTGTTTAACCACGCTAAATTTCAAATGACCTGATTCTGATATCACTTCTTTTAAGTTCAGTTCAGGTGCCAAATCTTAAAATTAGTTCAATATATACATTCGTAAATGTTTCTAgatttaaacattatttgaatGATGTTCTACTCAACTGTAATGAATAAGGAGTTGCCTATTTCCGAATGTCTTGTTGGGTAAGAATACTTTTAACTCAaagaaacagaaaagaaaattgtatttATCGGAATAAGTTACAGGTACAAATCTACGATAACATAGATaatagaatacaaaaaaaaatagttaagtGGCATataagaaacaaaacaacaataaattaaAGAAAGGCCAAAACGAAAgcgttttaaaaaatgtatttatacatgttattggTGAGGATGTATGAAGGAGTGATTGATTAACTGGTTGATATTAAACGCAACTTTAAGCACAATTCTGATACTTTGTTGTGGCCAGTTTTTTATGGCTAAAATAAGCCGGAGTTCCTATAGGGAACCATAGATCTTCAGTAGGAAACTAACAACTTTTATTAGTGAATTTAGATTAAAGTCGAATGCACCTGTCACGTGCGGGATTCGAACTAGGCTAGTGATATAGTAGTTCGAGTTCTACCACCACTGAGTGACCGGGACCTATATAAGGATTTGACTGTATTTTTATCCGTTTCTTTTATTATCCGAATATTATAagatatgtttaaaatataaatgaccAGAACAAAAAGAAGTGACTGTTTATCTTGTTATGCAAATATAGAATAAAGAGATGTAATATGAGACAAGCATACAACAAAGGTTAAAACTTAAAGGGCCGATGTTGAAATAACTTCAGGTCACTATGAGTAATATATAACCACAACAAAATATGTCCCAAGTATCTGAACATTTTGTTATAAAGTTATAcacaattttattacaaattgacATCTAAAACTGCATAATTTGTATTTTCGTTTGATCATATGATTGTGGATCCGGTATTTTCGTTTTTATACATTTCCGATTGATTTTTCATACTTCCTTccctttgaaacttatcttagtaaGAAGAGCTGGGAACTTATCCCTCTTAATGCGTATTCTTATTGTTATCATTGCTTTTATTTTCGTTAAAAATCTCACattgttgttctttattttttcagGTCTACGCCGTAATTTCGTTGCTTGTCGTACTAGTGTCCATCACAGTGTTTGTTCTGGAGACATTGCCATTCTTTGGCGCCATAACAGTGCATGCCAAAAACAGTAATGTTACAAGTGACGATCTTCGAAAGGAATTCGACATATTTGATGACGTCAGCCCATATGATGTTCTTTTAATCATTGATAATTTGTGCAACTTATTCTTCTTTACAGAATTCCTAATCAAACTTATAGCAGCACCTTCAAAACGGCGTTACTTCCGGTCGCCAATGTCTATTGTAGAACTGACATGTTTAATACCATACTATATAGCGATAGTTATTGTTTTTGCTCATCCAGATCCAATACAAGTCTTCGAGCTCATACGGGTACTAGTAGCGTTACGAGTTCTCAGAATCTTCCGTATCTTTATAATAATGAAGCATTTTCTAGCACTTAAAATACTTATGTATACTATCGCAGCTAGCACAAAAGAGCTGTTTTTGTTACTTCTAGTAGTTATTATAGGAGTGCTTGTGTTTGCCAGTATGGAATATTATATGGAAATATTTTCGGACCAGGCTTCTGATTTTGACCATATTCCTCTTGCTTTCTGGTGGGCTCTCATCACCATGACAACAATCGGATACGGAGATATCGTACCGAAAACAGCTCTAGGGTACATTGTGGGTTCAATGTGTGCAATTAGTGGAGTGCTTACGATTGCCTTGTCGGTACCCGCCATAGTAAACAATTTCACTCTTTACTATACTCATGCGCAATCAAGACAGAAACTACGAGAACGGAAGCGGAAGTTCAACAAGGATAAATGGAAGAAGTTCATTGACAAATCAAAAGGCGGTTCACTTTTTAAGGCAATAAAGGTATTGTTGCCGAAGAAAGATGGTACTAGTTCTGTCGGACAGGGAACAAGTTCAAATATTATACCAAAGATTGAGAGAAGACTAAATGGAAATAAAATGGAGGACAATGACCATCCTGTACCGCTTCCTAAATCAGCAACAAATTATCCCAAAATATttactgtgtcatcaaaaaacAATGATAAAGTTACCACAAGTTTCAAAAATGGAACTGCTCATCAAAACGGGCATGcgcaaaaacaaaatgttttgcCAATGAAAGAAATCAGGGAAGATTCTATAATAATTGAAAATGGCAGTACAACGTTAACGgaaattatttaaatttcattggGCATTAATTCATAATTCTATAAATTTGTACTTCAAACATTTACTTCTTCGCACCGGAAAACAATCTGTGTAAGAGTGGTTAAGTTTATATTAAACACTCGTTGTTTTGACAAATCAACTTCATAACGAAGGGTGCACAATGTAA
The window above is part of the Mytilus edulis chromosome 6, xbMytEdul2.2, whole genome shotgun sequence genome. Proteins encoded here:
- the LOC139528878 gene encoding voltage-gated potassium channel KCNC1-like, translated to MLRKLVEGQGGNSQKKFVNITMDENSNVSDNENSSKEDDIEEDEEHDDDDCIIIDVGGTKHKTRMKTLAKIHTTRLARLAERARASGKREFYFDRHPDLFPYILNFHRTGKLHVPLHVCGPLWKSELDFWKIDDKDIQKCCWVHYISYEETLEMIEHFEKDDRHTRLASQKVPDNAKFWQRYRPKLWRGLQDPYSSRASMVYAVISLLVVLVSITVFVLETLPFFGAITVHAKNSNVTSDDLRKEFDIFDDVSPYDVLLIIDNLCNLFFFTEFLIKLIAAPSKRRYFRSPMSIVELTCLIPYYIAIVIVFAHPDPIQVFELIRVLVALRVLRIFRIFIIMKHFLALKILMYTIAASTKELFLLLLVVIIGVLVFASMEYYMEIFSDQASDFDHIPLAFWWALITMTTIGYGDIVPKTALGYIVGSMCAISGVLTIALSVPAIVNNFTLYYTHAQSRQKLRERKRKFNKDKWKKFIDKSKGGSLFKAIKVLLPKKDGTSSVGQGTSSNIIPKIERRLNGNKMEDNDHPVPLPKSATNYPKIFTVSSKNNDKVTTSFKNGTAHQNGHAQKQNVLPMKEIREDSIIIENGSTTLTEII